AATGAATGCCTTGAGTTGTTCTAGGGTCATGGGTATCAGGTCTGTTCAGCAGTCATAGCAACGACAAACTGCAGAGTCCTTGGCTAATACTTAATGCGCTAAATCGTGCTAGGAATTGAAAGGCTGATTTGTTGGATTATTGGCGAGATTGAAGAAATAAAAAACCCTATTAATTCAGGAGCTTCAGGTTCGATATGGTTAGAAGATGGTCAGTTTGCAGACAACACAATTGGCCACAAACATCTAAACACAGCAGCAGCTAAAATGATCCCGGACATGGCACGTTATGGCCACCACCCGAAACAACTTCTAGCTCCTCTTCACTGAGCTGATTGATCTTATCAGCGGTGAATTCATGACCATGTTCTTTAGCAATAGATACAACTTCATCAGGTGACTTTGTTCCCTTTAGTTTTTCCTGAAGGCTTGAGTCGCCTTTGACTTTTTCGAGAAAGGCTTTGAGTTGTCCTAGGGACATGGGTATCAGGTCTGTTCAGTAGTCATAGCAGCAGTCGGCAGGACGCACCGTATTCGTAGGGATAGCAATAAAAAATTCAGCACTAGAGGTGATTCTGAGAGTTTGATGCACAGTGGAGACCAATCAAACAGTCCAACGGGACCAGTAGTTGGGCGAATCTCCGAAGCAACGAGACTCATAAAATGTGGGCTGAAATCGATCACTCCGCGGGAGAGTAGGCGGTTGGTTCAATTCCACGGTTTCAGCGGCTTCTTGAAGACCCTGCTCGATCAACTGGGATTTTGTATGCCTGACAGTGCCAATGCCCTGTGTGAGGGAAAGGCCGGAGAGGAAGAGGGACTTAATAGACATGGATTGTTGGAGTGAATGCTTGGGGTGATGACCTTTCGACTCCTTTAAGATCACAGCCCTTCTGGTGAACCCCACTACACAGCTATGGTGTAGACCCCAGGA
Above is a window of Synechococcus sp. BIOS-U3-1 DNA encoding:
- a CDS encoding Nif11-like leader peptide family natural product precursor — its product is MSLGQLKAFLEKVKGDSSLQEKLKGTKSPDEVVSIAKEHGHEFTADKINQLSEEELEVVSGGGHNVPCPGSF